From Pan troglodytes isolate AG18354 chromosome 9, NHGRI_mPanTro3-v2.0_pri, whole genome shotgun sequence, the proteins below share one genomic window:
- the TMEM216 gene encoding transmembrane protein 216 isoform X1, with protein sequence MLLLYLGIEVIRLFFGTKGNLCQRKMPLSISVALTFPSAMMASYYLLLQTYVLRLEAIMNGILLFFCGSELLLEVLTLAAFSSMDRI encoded by the exons ATGCTCCTCCTTTATCTTGGAATTGAAGTAATTCGCCTGTTTTTTG GTACAAAGGGAAACCTCTGCCAACGAAAGATGCCACTCAGTATTAGCGTGGCCTTGACCTTCCCATCTGCCATGATGGCCTCCTATTACCTGCTGCTGCAGACCTACGTACTCCGCCTGGAAGCCATCATGAATGGCATCTTGCTCTTCTTCTGTGGCTCAGAGCTTTTACTTGAGGTGCTCACCTTGGCTGCTTTCTCCAG TATGGACAGGATTTGA
- the TMEM216 gene encoding transmembrane protein 216 — protein MLPRGLKMAPRGKRLSSTPLEILFFLNGWYNATYFLLELFIFLYKGVLLPYPTANLVLDVVMLLLYLGIEVIRLFFGTKGNLCQRKMPLSISVALTFPSAMMASYYLLLQTYVLRLEAIMNGILLFFCGSELLLEVLTLAAFSSMDRI, from the exons ATGCTGCCACGGGGACTGAAGATGGCGCCGCGAG GTAAACGGTTGTCCTCCACCCCGCTGGAAATCCTGTTCTTTCTGAACGGGTGGTATAATGCTACCTATTTCCTGCTGGAACTTTTCATATTTCTGTATAAAG GTGTCCTGCTACCATATCCAACAGCTAACCTAGTACTGGATGTGGTGATGCTCCTCCTTTATCTTGGAATTGAAGTAATTCGCCTGTTTTTTG GTACAAAGGGAAACCTCTGCCAACGAAAGATGCCACTCAGTATTAGCGTGGCCTTGACCTTCCCATCTGCCATGATGGCCTCCTATTACCTGCTGCTGCAGACCTACGTACTCCGCCTGGAAGCCATCATGAATGGCATCTTGCTCTTCTTCTGTGGCTCAGAGCTTTTACTTGAGGTGCTCACCTTGGCTGCTTTCTCCAG TATGGACAGGATTTGA